The sequence TGTATGGCCCGGGCCTTTTCCACCCGCTTTTTGATCTCTGACGACGGTTCGCCTGGCTCCCGGCGAGCCAGGTCTTCGTAATCCACCCGGGGAACCTCCAGGTGGATATCAATGCGGTCCAGCAGGGGGCCCGAAATGCGCCCCAGGTAACGCTGCACCTGATAGGGGGTACAGGTGCATTCACGAACAGGATCACCAAGGTAACCACACGGGCACGGATTGGCAGCGGCCACAAGCATTAAACTGGCGGGATAGGTCACCGCACCGCTTACCCTGGAGATGGTTACCACACCATCTTCCAGGGGCTGGCGCAAAGCCTCCAGCACGTCCCGGTGGAATTCCGGCAACTCGTCGAGAAAAAGGACGCCGTGATGGGCAAGGCTGATTTCCCCGGGACGGGGATGGCGCCCGCCTCCGACCAGGCCCACCGCCGAAGCACTGTGATGGGGCGAGCGAAAAGGCCTTTGGTTCACCAGGGGCTCCCCGGGCTTTAGCAACCCGGCCAGACTGTATATTTTGGTAATTTCCAGGGCCTCGTCAAAGGTAAGATCGGGTAAAATGCCCGGTAACCTCCTGGCGAGCATGGTTTTACCCGAGCCGGGGGTTCCCACCATCAGCAGGTTGTGTCCCCCGGCGGCCGCCACCTCCAGGGCCCGGCGTGCCGTGGTCTGGCCGCGCACATCGGCCATGTCCGGCCCGTTTTCGCCAGCCCCGTTCATCAACACCGCCTGGTCCACCTTATAGGGTAAAATCTCCTCTTCCCCAAGCAGAAAACGGGTTAGCTGTCCCAGGCTCTGTACCGGGTAAACCTGCACATCCTTCACCAGAGCAGCTTCGGCGGCATTATCCAGGGGCACTACCACCGCCTGCAGACCCTGTTCCCGGGCGGCCAGAACATTGGGCAGCACGCCGGTCACTCCCCGCACCTGCCCGTTCAGGGATAGCTCACCAAGAAACACATAGCGGTCTACGGCGGACTGATCCAGTTGCCCTGTAGCGGCGAGAATGCCCACGGCAATGGGCAGGTCATAAAGGGGACCTTCCTTGCGCAGGTCGGCCGGGGCCAGGTTCACCGTTATGCGCCGCGCCGGGAACTCAAATCCGGAATTTTTCATGGCGGCCCGCACCCGGTCCCGGGATTCCCGGCAGGCCAGATCAGGCAACCCCACCAGGTCAAAGCAAGGGAGCCCGTTACTTACGTCAACCTCTACCTGCACCACCTGCCCGATCAGTCCGTAAAGAGCCGTGCTTTTCACAATGGCCAGCATGAGCAAGTCCTCCGTGGATATCAGGAAACAAAAAGTACCTGTTGTCATTTTTCGCCAGCCAGCAGCAAGTTCCTCCTGTAAAAGGGAAAGTTTTTATAAAGCGGCGGGAAATCTGGGATTTACCTTGGTGGTTGCCCTTCCACCGCAGGGGATAGTTTGTAGCGGCTGGCAAAAAGCACGGCGATATGCTATATTCAAAGGGGACAAGTTCCGGTAACGAGGAGGTCGCGGTTATGTCTGAAGTGCTCGGCAGGATTGAAAAGCCTTCCATTGATAATTTTCAGGCGGGCAGAAAAATTTATCTG is a genomic window of Desulfofundulus luciae containing:
- a CDS encoding YifB family Mg chelatase-like AAA ATPase, whose translation is MLAIVKSTALYGLIGQVVQVEVDVSNGLPCFDLVGLPDLACRESRDRVRAAMKNSGFEFPARRITVNLAPADLRKEGPLYDLPIAVGILAATGQLDQSAVDRYVFLGELSLNGQVRGVTGVLPNVLAAREQGLQAVVVPLDNAAEAALVKDVQVYPVQSLGQLTRFLLGEEEILPYKVDQAVLMNGAGENGPDMADVRGQTTARRALEVAAAGGHNLLMVGTPGSGKTMLARRLPGILPDLTFDEALEITKIYSLAGLLKPGEPLVNQRPFRSPHHSASAVGLVGGGRHPRPGEISLAHHGVLFLDELPEFHRDVLEALRQPLEDGVVTISRVSGAVTYPASLMLVAAANPCPCGYLGDPVRECTCTPYQVQRYLGRISGPLLDRIDIHLEVPRVDYEDLARREPGEPSSEIKKRVEKARAIQRRRFDSSGITCNARMTPAQVRRYCSLTREARSLFSSVFRQLNLSARSHDRVLKVARTIADLDGSDVIEAAHLAEAVQYRSLEARYWPG